Proteins encoded within one genomic window of Halobacteroides halobius DSM 5150:
- the fliY gene encoding flagellar motor switch phosphatase FliY — translation MDNDVLSQDEINALLDDEDTTNNGEKSQLLSDLARDALGEIGNISMGSAATALYGLLDKKVEITAPEVEVSTLNELIDSYNRPCVLVDVQYIEGLEGSNQMILEVKDAAIITDLMMGGDGTEPPEGLDEMHLSAVGEAMNQMMGSASTSMSDFFAGNKVNISPPEAELLEVNEETFSLNNISPEDKVVQIIFDMKIGDLIDSQIVQVMTIDFAEELAENLMNPTQTEEESNQSQKETQKQPEQQAVNQQTQQRQQPRPQSQQQRRQPQSQQRNVEVQGVEFNDLGNEQDRDGRNDISLIYDVDLELTVRLGKAEMSIKEILDLGPGSVIELDRLAGEAVDLLVNGKLIAQGEVVVIDENFGFRVTDIVSSEERLKRL, via the coding sequence ATGGATAATGATGTATTATCTCAAGATGAAATTAATGCACTATTAGATGATGAAGATACAACAAATAACGGAGAAAAATCACAATTATTATCAGATTTAGCTAGGGATGCTCTAGGTGAAATAGGTAATATATCTATGGGATCAGCGGCAACAGCTTTGTATGGTTTATTAGATAAAAAAGTAGAGATTACAGCCCCTGAGGTAGAAGTTAGTACTTTAAATGAATTAATTGATAGTTATAATAGGCCTTGTGTTTTAGTTGATGTACAGTATATAGAAGGTTTAGAAGGTAGTAATCAGATGATATTAGAAGTTAAAGATGCAGCTATCATTACTGATTTAATGATGGGAGGAGATGGTACAGAGCCTCCAGAAGGATTAGATGAGATGCATCTTAGTGCGGTAGGAGAAGCTATGAATCAAATGATGGGCTCTGCTTCTACTTCAATGTCTGATTTTTTTGCAGGAAATAAGGTTAATATTTCTCCTCCAGAAGCCGAGTTATTAGAGGTAAATGAAGAAACTTTTAGTTTAAATAATATTTCACCAGAGGATAAAGTAGTACAGATAATTTTTGATATGAAGATTGGAGATTTAATAGATAGTCAAATTGTTCAGGTTATGACTATTGATTTTGCTGAAGAGTTAGCAGAGAATTTAATGAATCCTACTCAAACTGAAGAGGAAAGTAATCAGAGTCAAAAAGAGACTCAAAAGCAACCAGAGCAACAAGCAGTTAATCAACAAACACAACAGCGACAGCAACCAAGACCACAGTCTCAACAACAGAGACGACAACCTCAATCTCAACAACGTAATGTTGAAGTCCAAGGGGTTGAGTTTAATGATTTAGGAAATGAACAAGATAGAGATGGAAGAAATGATATTAGTCTAATCTATGATGTTGATTTAGAGTTAACAGTTAGGTTAGGTAAGGCTGAGATGTCTATTAAGGAGATTTTAGATTTAGGGCCTGGCTCTGTGATTGAATTAGACCGGTTAGCTGGGGAAGCAGTTGATTTGTTAGTTAATGGTAAATTGATTGCTCAAGGTGAAGTTGTTGTAATTGATGAAAACTTTGGTTTTAGAGTTACAGATATTGTTAGTTCAGAAGAGCGGTTAAAGAGATTATAG
- a CDS encoding flagellar biosynthetic protein FliO, protein MNYVVNFIKVIGALAGVLGLFYLVVRLFKRNQFLNQTNQIQVLERCYLDTNQVLYLIKVADNIWLVSATKDKMEFIQQIELDTKELDLQSNQQLLNFWQKGKGKTDES, encoded by the coding sequence ATGAATTATGTTGTAAATTTTATAAAAGTTATTGGAGCTTTAGCAGGAGTATTAGGATTGTTTTATTTAGTAGTAAGGTTATTTAAGAGAAATCAGTTTCTTAATCAGACTAACCAAATACAAGTTCTAGAAAGATGTTATTTAGATACTAACCAAGTCCTTTATCTAATAAAGGTAGCTGATAATATTTGGTTGGTTTCAGCTACTAAGGATAAAATGGAATTTATTCAACAAATTGAATTAGATACTAAAGAATTAGACCTTCAATCTAATCAGCAATTATTAAACTTTTGGCAGAAAGGTAAGGGTAAAACTGATGAAAGCTAA
- the fliP gene encoding flagellar type III secretion system pore protein FliP (The bacterial flagellar biogenesis protein FliP forms a type III secretion system (T3SS)-type pore required for flagellar assembly.), translated as MKAKYQLTGILIIVILLVVQASAIAAPRFEIPSIKLQVGDDGSQPQELALSLKILLLLTILTLAPAILILLTSFTRIIVVLSFLRRALATQRMPPNQVLIGLAIFLTIYIMAPVGQDINQNALQPYLAEKIDRGTAFDRTIKPLRRFMFKQTREKDIALFVNLSNSKRPKGPKELSTYVLIPAFIISELKTAFQIGFMIYLPFVVIDMIVASTLMSMGMMMLPPVMISLPFKILLFVLVDGWYLVIKSLVETFK; from the coding sequence ATGAAAGCTAAATATCAGTTAACCGGGATACTAATTATAGTTATTTTATTGGTAGTACAGGCAAGTGCTATAGCAGCGCCCCGATTTGAAATTCCCAGTATAAAACTTCAGGTAGGAGATGATGGTTCTCAACCACAGGAGTTAGCACTATCACTAAAGATATTATTGTTGCTAACTATTTTAACATTAGCTCCTGCTATTTTAATATTATTAACTTCATTTACTAGAATTATTGTCGTCTTATCTTTTTTACGTCGGGCTTTAGCCACACAAAGGATGCCCCCAAACCAAGTTTTGATTGGTTTAGCAATTTTTTTAACGATTTATATTATGGCACCTGTGGGCCAAGATATTAATCAAAATGCTTTACAGCCTTATTTGGCTGAAAAGATAGACCGAGGAACGGCTTTTGATCGGACAATAAAACCATTACGTAGATTTATGTTTAAGCAAACTAGAGAGAAAGATATTGCTTTATTTGTTAATTTATCAAATTCTAAGCGTCCTAAGGGGCCTAAAGAACTATCAACTTATGTTCTAATTCCTGCTTTTATAATTAGTGAATTAAAAACTGCATTTCAAATTGGGTTTATGATTTACTTACCGTTTGTGGTAATTGATATGATTGTAGCTAGTACTTTAATGTCTATGGGAATGATGATGTTGCCTCCAGTTATGATTTCTTTACCTTTTAAGATTTTATTATTTGTATTAGTAGATGGCTGGTACTTAGTCATAAAATCATTGGTTGAAACTTTTAAATAA
- the fliQ gene encoding flagellar biosynthesis protein FliQ: protein MDQLLAIELGRKSLLTVLKVVAPMLGLGMAAGLAVSIFQATTQIQEQTLAFIPKIVAVMIAIMIFGPWMLSTLLDYMNNLLTNIPNYIG from the coding sequence ATGGATCAATTATTAGCGATTGAATTAGGTCGAAAAAGCTTATTAACAGTTCTTAAAGTAGTTGCGCCTATGTTAGGTTTAGGAATGGCAGCTGGATTAGCTGTTAGTATTTTTCAAGCTACAACTCAAATTCAGGAGCAGACCTTAGCTTTTATTCCTAAGATTGTAGCTGTGATGATTGCTATTATGATTTTTGGCCCGTGGATGTTAAGTACTTTACTTGATTATATGAATAACTTACTTACCAATATCCCCAATTACATTGGTTAA